From Gopherus flavomarginatus isolate rGopFla2 chromosome 7, rGopFla2.mat.asm, whole genome shotgun sequence, the proteins below share one genomic window:
- the ATOX1 gene encoding copper transport protein ATOX1, with the protein MPKHEFSVDMTCEGCSNAVTRVLNKLGGVQFEIDLPNKKVCIDSEHSVDTLLATLKKTGKSTSYLGEK; encoded by the exons ATGCCG AAGCACGAGTTCTCCGTGGACATGACCTGTGAAGGCTGCTCCAACGCGGTCACACGCGTTCTCAACAAGCTGGGAG gtgtCCAGTTTGAGATCGACCTGCCCAACAAGAAAGTGTGCATCGATTCGGAGCACAGCGTCGACACCTTGCTGGCCACGCTGAAGAAAACTGGGAAAAGCACCTCCTACCTGGGGGAGAAATAA